Proteins encoded within one genomic window of Dermatophilus congolensis:
- a CDS encoding DUF6226 family protein, which yields MVTWFDVRDAVDARYEALGPLAWDSPHGGDGPLLEAYERTSDFRRFEAPPLRVRAWVDVLVGLGVASAVEVGCVQQGGKRLRRELVRAKRSGTLALWVTTGVQEPTTLAVAHPQLVIESEPRCGCDGCDFGSDSLLGLFDCAFESVVTGYVTVRQDEQDRYVYLSQCSSQGGAHFLDHPLVGEWHGAAWVD from the coding sequence ATGGTTACGTGGTTTGACGTGCGGGATGCTGTGGATGCCCGCTATGAGGCGTTGGGGCCTTTGGCGTGGGATAGCCCGCATGGGGGTGATGGTCCGTTGTTGGAGGCATATGAGCGCACGAGTGATTTTCGTCGTTTTGAGGCTCCGCCGTTGCGGGTGCGGGCGTGGGTGGATGTTTTGGTTGGGTTGGGCGTGGCTTCTGCTGTGGAGGTTGGGTGTGTGCAGCAGGGTGGGAAGCGGTTGCGTCGTGAGCTGGTGCGTGCGAAGCGTTCGGGGACTTTAGCGTTGTGGGTGACTACGGGTGTGCAGGAGCCGACGACGTTGGCTGTTGCTCATCCTCAGCTTGTGATTGAGTCTGAGCCGCGTTGTGGGTGTGATGGGTGTGATTTTGGTAGTGACTCGTTGTTGGGGCTTTTTGATTGTGCGTTTGAGTCTGTGGTGACTGGTTATGTGACTGTGCGGCAGGATGAGCAGGATCGGTATGTGTATTTGTCGCAGTGCAGCAGTCAAGGTGGCGCGCATTTTCTTGATCATCCGTTGGTAGGGGAGTGGCATGGCGCGGCGTGGGTGGATTAA